One region of Primulina tabacum isolate GXHZ01 chromosome 1, ASM2559414v2, whole genome shotgun sequence genomic DNA includes:
- the LOC142539401 gene encoding oleosin L-like — translation MADRYPYDPQHPGRYPMMHQQKQPVSHQVVKAATAVTAGGSLLLLSGLTVAATVIALTLATPLLVIFSPVLVPAVITIFLLCSGFLASGGFGVAAVSVLTWIYRYVTGKQPPGADQVDEAKSKLATKAREMKDKAEQHGQ, via the coding sequence ATGGCCGATCGATACCCGTACGACCCGCAGCACCCAGGCAGGTACCCGATGATGCATCAACAGAAGCAGCCGGTTAGCCACCAGGTGGTAAAGGCCGCAACAGCTGTCACTGCCGGTGGCTCTCTCCTCCTCCTATCCGGCCTGACCGTGGCGGCCACGGTTATAGCCCTGACGCTGGCGACGCCTCTGCTGGTGATATTCAGCCCCGTTTTGGTGCCGGCGGTGATCACGATCTTCCTGCTGTGTTCAGGTTTCTTGGCCTCCGGCGGGTTCGGGGTGGCGGCGGTGAGTGTTCTGACTTGGATCTACAGGTACGTGACGGGGAAACAACCGCCGGGGGCGGATCAGGTGGACGAAGCGAAATCGAAATTGGCAACAAAGGCGAGGGAGATGAAGGATAAGGCGGAGCAACACGGGCAGTAG